The following proteins come from a genomic window of Solwaraspora sp. WMMA2065:
- the rplI gene encoding 50S ribosomal protein L9, whose product MKIILTQEVSGLGSPGDIVEVKNGYGRNYLLPQGFAISWTKGAEKQVTSIKRARSAREIRDLGHANEVRGQLESLKVTLTARAGEGGRLFGSVTPAEVVDAVRTAGGPVLDRRRLELPGHIKSVGTYPVKVKLHPDVTAKFDLSVLQAR is encoded by the coding sequence ATGAAGATCATCCTCACGCAGGAGGTGTCTGGGCTCGGCTCCCCCGGGGACATCGTCGAGGTGAAGAACGGCTACGGCCGTAACTACCTGCTCCCCCAAGGGTTCGCGATCTCCTGGACCAAGGGTGCCGAGAAGCAGGTCACCTCGATCAAGCGGGCCCGTTCCGCCCGGGAGATCCGCGACCTCGGGCACGCCAACGAGGTCAGAGGTCAACTGGAGAGCCTGAAGGTCACCCTGACCGCCCGGGCCGGCGAAGGCGGTCGACTGTTCGGCTCGGTCACCCCGGCCGAGGTCGTCGACGCCGTCCGTACCGCTGGTGGTCCGGTCCTGGACCGGCGGCGGCTGGAACTGCCCGGCCACATCAAGTCGGTCGGCACCTACCCGGTGAAAGTCAAGCTGCACCCGGACGTCACCGCCAAGTTCGACCTCAGCGTGCTGCAGGCCCGGTAG
- the rpsR gene encoding 30S ribosomal protein S18, with the protein MAKAAALRKPKKKVNPLDKDGITYIDYKDTALLRKFISDRGKIRARRVTGVTSQQQRQIARAVKNAREMALLPYTTTAR; encoded by the coding sequence ATGGCCAAGGCTGCGGCACTTCGCAAGCCGAAGAAGAAGGTGAACCCGCTCGACAAGGACGGGATCACCTACATCGACTACAAGGACACCGCGCTGCTGCGCAAGTTCATCTCCGACCGGGGCAAGATCCGTGCCCGGCGGGTGACCGGAGTGACCTCCCAGCAGCAGCGGCAGATCGCCCGTGCGGTCAAGAACGCCCGCGAGATGGCGCTCCTGCCGTACACCACGACGGCCCGCTGA
- a CDS encoding single-stranded DNA-binding protein yields MREEMVMAGDTTITVIGNLTDDPELRFTPSGAAVAKFRVASTPRYMDRASGEWKDGEPLFLSCTVWRQAAEHVAESLQRGARVIVSGRLRQRSYETREGEKRTVIELEVDEIGPSLRYATAKVQKMSRSGGGGFGGSGGSGGGGNQGGGFDDPWATAAPAASSARSGGGNFDEEPPF; encoded by the coding sequence GTGCGCGAGGAGATGGTCATGGCAGGAGATACCACCATTACGGTCATCGGCAACCTGACCGATGACCCTGAGTTGCGCTTTACTCCGTCGGGAGCAGCGGTCGCCAAGTTCCGGGTGGCCTCGACCCCCCGGTACATGGATCGCGCCTCCGGCGAGTGGAAGGACGGCGAGCCGCTCTTCCTTTCCTGCACGGTGTGGCGCCAGGCGGCGGAGCACGTCGCCGAGTCGCTCCAGCGGGGTGCCCGGGTGATCGTCTCGGGTCGGCTGCGGCAGCGGTCGTACGAGACCCGTGAGGGCGAGAAGCGGACCGTCATCGAGTTGGAAGTCGACGAGATCGGCCCGTCGCTGCGGTACGCCACCGCGAAGGTGCAGAAGATGTCCCGCTCCGGCGGTGGCGGCTTCGGCGGCTCTGGCGGCTCTGGCGGCGGTGGCAACCAGGGCGGCGGCTTCGACGACCCATGGGCCACGGCCGCGCCGGCCGCCTCGTCCGCCCGTTCGGGCGGCGGGAACTTCGACGAGGAACCTCCATTCTGA
- the rpsF gene encoding 30S ribosomal protein S6: MRHYEIMVILDSSLEERTVAPSLDTYLNVIRTAGGSVEKLDVWGRRRLSFEINKKAEGIYAVIDLQATPDAVAELDRQLRLNESVLRTKVIRPETR, from the coding sequence TTGCGTCATTACGAGATCATGGTCATCCTCGATTCCAGCCTTGAAGAGCGTACGGTCGCGCCCTCGCTCGACACGTACCTCAACGTGATCCGCACCGCCGGAGGCTCGGTCGAGAAGCTCGACGTCTGGGGCCGCCGTCGCCTCTCCTTTGAGATCAACAAGAAGGCGGAAGGCATCTACGCGGTCATCGATCTGCAGGCCACCCCGGATGCTGTCGCCGAGCTCGACCGCCAGTTGCGACTCAACGAGTCGGTGCTGCGCACCAAGGTCATTCGGCCGGAGACGCGCTGA